A single region of the Stenotrophomonas sp. Marseille-Q4652 genome encodes:
- the fusA gene encoding elongation factor G, translating into MARSTPIERYRNFGIMAHIDAGKTTTSERILFYTGKSHKIGEVHDGAATMDWMEQEQERGITIQSAATTAFWKGMDKSFAEHRFNIIDTPGHVDFTIEVERSLRVLDGAVFVLCAVGGVQPQSETVWRQANKYHVPRIAFVNKMDRTGANFFKVRDQLKARLGAVPVPMQVPIGAEDNFQGVVDLVKMKAIAWDDKTQGMTFEYKDIPADLVEIANEARAYMVESAAEASEELMEKYLGGEELTEDEIYEALRTRTLNTEIVPMFCGSAFKNKGVQAMLDGVIRLLPSPVDVPAVKGTDVDDETKELTRESSDKAPFSALAFKIMTDPFVGSLTFFRVYSGSLNAGDQVLNSVKGKKERIGRLLQMHSNNRDEIKEVLAGDIAAAVGLKDVTTGDTLCAQDAPIILERMTFPEPVISMAVEPKTKSDQEKMGNALSRLAQEDPSFRVRTDEESGQTIISGMGELHLDIIVDRMKREFNVEANVGKPQVAYRETIQKADVKSDYKHAKQSGGKGQYGHVVIELSPLTAEDREKHAADIKDDFLFLNEITGGVIPKEFIPSVEKGLRETITSGPLAGFPVVGVKVKLVFGSYHDVDSSEMAFKLAASMAFKQGFAKASPVLLEPIMKVEIVTPEDYLGDVMGDVSRRRGVLQGSDETPSGKVINAMIPLGEMFGYATSLRSQTQGRATFTMEFDHYEPAPSNIADTVIKKS; encoded by the coding sequence GTGGCCCGTTCCACTCCCATCGAGCGTTACCGCAACTTCGGCATCATGGCCCACATCGATGCCGGCAAGACCACGACGTCCGAGCGCATCCTGTTCTACACCGGCAAGAGCCACAAGATCGGTGAAGTCCACGACGGCGCCGCCACCATGGACTGGATGGAGCAGGAGCAGGAGCGTGGCATCACGATCCAGTCCGCTGCTACCACCGCGTTCTGGAAGGGCATGGACAAGTCCTTCGCCGAACACCGCTTCAACATCATCGACACCCCCGGGCACGTCGACTTCACCATCGAAGTGGAGCGCTCGCTGCGCGTGCTCGACGGTGCGGTGTTCGTGCTGTGCGCCGTCGGTGGCGTCCAGCCGCAGTCGGAAACCGTGTGGCGCCAGGCCAACAAGTACCACGTGCCGCGCATCGCGTTCGTCAACAAGATGGACCGCACCGGTGCCAACTTCTTCAAGGTCCGTGACCAGCTGAAGGCCCGCCTGGGCGCCGTGCCGGTGCCGATGCAGGTGCCGATCGGTGCCGAAGACAACTTCCAGGGTGTGGTTGACCTGGTGAAGATGAAGGCCATTGCATGGGACGACAAGACCCAGGGCATGACCTTCGAGTACAAGGACATCCCGGCCGACCTGGTCGAGATCGCCAACGAAGCCCGCGCCTACATGGTCGAGTCGGCTGCCGAGGCGTCCGAAGAGCTGATGGAGAAGTACCTGGGCGGCGAAGAGCTGACCGAGGACGAGATCTATGAAGCCCTGCGTACCCGCACCCTGAACACCGAAATCGTGCCGATGTTCTGCGGCTCGGCGTTCAAAAACAAGGGCGTGCAGGCCATGCTCGACGGCGTCATCCGCCTGCTGCCGTCGCCGGTCGACGTGCCGGCGGTGAAGGGCACCGACGTGGACGACGAGACCAAGGAGCTGACCCGCGAGTCCAGCGACAAGGCCCCGTTCTCGGCGCTGGCGTTCAAGATCATGACCGACCCGTTCGTGGGTTCGCTGACCTTCTTCCGCGTTTACTCCGGTTCGTTGAACGCCGGCGACCAAGTGCTGAACTCGGTCAAGGGCAAGAAGGAGCGCATCGGCCGCCTGCTGCAGATGCACTCCAACAACCGCGACGAGATCAAGGAAGTGCTGGCCGGTGACATCGCCGCGGCCGTGGGCCTGAAGGACGTCACCACCGGTGACACCCTGTGCGCCCAGGACGCGCCGATCATCCTCGAGCGCATGACGTTCCCGGAGCCGGTGATCTCGATGGCCGTCGAGCCGAAGACCAAGTCGGACCAGGAAAAGATGGGCAACGCCCTGAGCCGCCTGGCCCAGGAAGATCCGTCCTTCCGCGTGCGTACCGACGAAGAGTCCGGCCAGACCATCATCTCGGGCATGGGCGAGCTGCACCTGGACATCATCGTTGACCGCATGAAGCGCGAGTTCAACGTCGAGGCCAACGTCGGCAAGCCGCAGGTGGCCTACCGCGAAACCATCCAGAAGGCTGACGTCAAGTCGGATTACAAGCACGCCAAGCAGTCCGGTGGTAAGGGCCAGTACGGTCACGTCGTGATCGAGCTGTCGCCGCTGACCGCCGAAGACCGCGAGAAGCATGCCGCCGACATCAAGGACGACTTCCTGTTCCTGAACGAGATCACCGGTGGCGTGATTCCCAAGGAATTCATCCCGTCGGTCGAAAAGGGCCTGCGCGAGACCATTACCTCCGGTCCGCTGGCCGGCTTCCCGGTCGTGGGCGTGAAGGTCAAGCTGGTATTCGGTTCGTACCACGACGTCGACTCCTCGGAAATGGCGTTCAAGCTGGCCGCCTCGATGGCGTTCAAGCAGGGCTTCGCCAAGGCTTCGCCGGTCCTGCTGGAGCCGATCATGAAGGTCGAGATCGTCACGCCGGAGGATTACCTGGGTGACGTGATGGGCGACGTGAGCCGTCGTCGCGGCGTGCTGCAGGGTTCGGACGAAACCCCGTCGGGCAAGGTCATCAACGCGATGATCCCGCTGGGTGAAATGTTCGGTTACGCGACCTCGCTGCGTTCGCAGACCCAGGGCCGTGCCACCTTCACCATGGAATTCGACCACTACGAGCCGGCGCCGTCCAACATCGCCGACACCGTCATCAAGAAGTCCTGA
- the rpsG gene encoding 30S ribosomal protein S7, with product MSRKGNTPQRSVLPDPKHGSETIARFINMVMLSGKKSVAEKIVYGAMDVIGEKNPNPIELVQKALDNVAPAVEVKSRRVGGATYQVPVEVRSSRRMALAMRWLIDSARKRGENTMPKKLAAELLDASESRGGAIKKREETHRMAEANKAFAHYRW from the coding sequence ATGTCGCGTAAAGGTAATACCCCCCAGCGTTCCGTCCTGCCGGATCCGAAGCACGGAAGCGAAACCATCGCCCGTTTCATCAACATGGTCATGCTGAGTGGCAAGAAGTCCGTCGCTGAGAAGATCGTGTACGGTGCCATGGACGTCATCGGCGAAAAGAACCCGAACCCGATCGAACTGGTGCAGAAGGCCCTCGACAACGTCGCCCCGGCGGTCGAAGTCAAGTCCCGCCGCGTCGGTGGTGCCACCTACCAGGTGCCGGTCGAAGTGCGTTCGTCGCGTCGTATGGCCCTGGCCATGCGCTGGCTGATCGACTCGGCCCGCAAGCGCGGCGAGAACACCATGCCGAAGAAGCTGGCTGCCGAGCTGCTGGATGCTTCGGAAAGCCGCGGCGGCGCCATCAAGAAGCGTGAAGAAACCCACCGCATGGCGGAAGCGAACAAGGCGTTCGCGCACTACCGCTGGTGA
- the rpsL gene encoding 30S ribosomal protein S12: protein MATINQLVRKPRQATTYKSASPALDKCPQRRGVCTRVYTTTPKKPNSALRKVAKVRLTNQEEVISYIGGEGHNLQEHSVVLIRGGRVKDLPGVRYHTVRGSLDAAGVAKRRQARSKYGAKRPKA from the coding sequence ATGGCGACGATCAACCAGCTGGTCCGCAAGCCGCGGCAAGCGACCACCTACAAGAGTGCCTCGCCGGCGCTCGACAAGTGCCCGCAGCGCCGTGGCGTCTGCACGCGCGTCTACACCACCACTCCGAAGAAGCCGAACTCGGCCCTGCGCAAGGTCGCCAAGGTGCGCCTGACCAACCAGGAAGAGGTCATCAGCTACATCGGTGGTGAAGGCCACAACCTGCAGGAGCACTCCGTGGTCCTGATCCGCGGCGGTCGCGTCAAGGACCTGCCGGGTGTGCGTTACCACACCGTCCGTGGCTCGCTCGATGCCGCTGGTGTCGCCAAGCGTCGCCAGGCCCGTTCCAAGTACGGCGCAAAGCGTCCGAAGGCCTGA